One region of Flavobacterium lipolyticum genomic DNA includes:
- a CDS encoding MgtC/SapB family protein, which yields MDIEFELLLSAKLLLALLLGGIIGIEREREQQNAGVRTFACICVASCLFVSIAAHLTEDKSAIARMLAAIATGLGFIGAGLIFRDEKNLPKGLTTASGLWTTSAVGMAIALNMFVIAICSTAIILFIFTINQFSWYRKFVGKLFKDKNLKK from the coding sequence ATGGATATAGAGTTTGAACTGTTACTATCTGCCAAACTACTGTTGGCGCTTTTATTGGGAGGAATTATTGGTATTGAGAGAGAAAGAGAACAGCAGAATGCGGGTGTGCGAACTTTTGCGTGTATCTGTGTGGCTTCTTGTCTGTTTGTTTCTATTGCTGCCCATCTCACCGAGGATAAATCGGCTATTGCCAGAATGCTTGCGGCTATTGCAACGGGACTAGGTTTTATAGGGGCAGGGCTAATTTTTAGAGATGAAAAAAATCTACCTAAGGGATTAACCACTGCATCGGGTTTATGGACAACTTCGGCTGTAGGTATGGCCATCGCGCTCAATATGTTTGTTATCGCCATCTGCTCGACAGCCATTATCCTTTTCATTTTTACAATTAATCAATTCTCCTGGTACAGAAAGTTTGTGGGGAAATTATTTAAAGATAAAAACCTGAAAAAGTAA
- a CDS encoding bestrophin family protein, with the protein MLLNRRISLLYFVNEIRSQIVLIVLFAISIGLLDMHPLFQQVSLPLSIPALVGTAVSLLLAFRTAQSYERWWEARTVWGAIVNDSRTLIRQIIQFTSKENKEIADAFTERQIIWLYALGESLRKQPFSSRVQTYLDTFQIKASNIPNALLDKHSLNIAELASQGLISEFKQVQLNETLARLCDSMGKCERLKNTVFPKSYSVLVHTLIYVFAAILPFGLEDSQLVVEILITILIPVLFISIEKTAIIMQDPFENTPVDTPMTSLAKTIEINLLEMTGAENIPVKEKNELYYEM; encoded by the coding sequence ATGTTATTAAATAGAAGAATATCGCTTTTGTACTTTGTTAATGAGATTAGATCACAGATTGTACTGATCGTATTATTTGCGATATCAATTGGACTGCTCGACATGCATCCCTTATTTCAACAAGTATCTCTGCCGTTAAGTATTCCGGCATTAGTAGGTACTGCGGTTTCTCTTCTTCTTGCTTTTCGGACAGCGCAATCGTACGAAAGATGGTGGGAAGCCCGAACCGTTTGGGGAGCGATAGTAAATGATTCCAGGACTTTAATTCGGCAAATAATCCAGTTTACATCAAAAGAAAATAAAGAGATTGCTGATGCTTTTACAGAAAGACAGATCATCTGGCTTTATGCATTGGGAGAGTCATTGCGCAAACAGCCGTTTTCATCAAGGGTACAGACTTATCTTGATACTTTTCAGATCAAAGCATCTAATATCCCAAATGCTTTGTTGGATAAGCACTCTCTGAACATTGCAGAATTGGCGTCACAAGGACTAATTTCAGAGTTTAAACAGGTGCAGTTAAATGAAACATTAGCCAGACTTTGCGACAGTATGGGGAAATGTGAACGTTTAAAAAATACCGTTTTTCCAAAATCATATAGTGTATTAGTTCATACCCTGATCTATGTATTTGCAGCGATACTTCCTTTTGGACTCGAAGATTCACAGCTGGTGGTAGAGATTCTTATAACGATATTGATTCCTGTTCTGTTTATTTCCATAGAAAAAACAGCGATTATAATGCAGGATCCTTTTGAGAATACGCCTGTTGATACACCAATGACTTCGTTGGCAAAAACAATCGAGATCAATCTGCTTGAAATGACTGGGGCAGAAAATATACCTGTAAAGGAAAAAAATGAGCTTTATTACGAGATGTAA